A region from the Riemerella anatipestifer genome encodes:
- a CDS encoding DeoR/GlpR family DNA-binding transcription regulator gives MSTAKRHQYILDKIKKEGHILVSDISKELSVSEVTIRKDLRGLEDKGLLFRNHGGASWENPYVSDKPLSHKQQINTLEKSKIAKKAVSFIEENDVIILGSGTTVLSMVENLPMDKKLTIITSSLIVSSLLCKYENITVIQLGGDVRRSSQSTVGPISQHQLRLLSANKLFIGVDGLDVDFGVSTSNTGEAYLNQQMIECSRKVYILSDHSKFGKRGLGKVCDLKEIDFLITDQKLNGDILKKLDEYGVQVVVSD, from the coding sequence ATGAGCACAGCTAAAAGGCATCAGTACATTTTAGATAAAATAAAAAAAGAGGGACATATTTTAGTTTCGGATATTTCAAAAGAGCTATCAGTTTCGGAAGTTACCATAAGAAAGGATTTACGAGGGCTGGAAGATAAAGGTTTATTGTTTAGGAATCACGGTGGAGCAAGTTGGGAAAATCCGTATGTATCTGATAAGCCATTGAGTCATAAACAACAAATCAACACATTAGAAAAAAGTAAAATTGCAAAAAAAGCAGTTTCCTTTATAGAGGAAAATGATGTGATAATTTTAGGCTCAGGGACAACAGTGCTGAGTATGGTAGAAAATTTACCAATGGATAAAAAACTTACGATTATCACATCTTCTCTAATAGTGTCGTCACTTTTATGTAAATATGAAAATATTACGGTAATACAACTAGGAGGAGATGTAAGGCGCTCATCACAATCAACGGTAGGTCCTATATCACAGCATCAACTTAGGTTGCTTTCTGCAAATAAATTATTTATAGGGGTAGACGGTCTAGATGTAGATTTTGGAGTTTCTACATCGAATACAGGGGAAGCCTATCTTAATCAGCAAATGATAGAATGCTCTAGAAAAGTATACATATTATCTGACCACTCGAAGTTTGGTAAAAGAGGTCTAGGTAAGGTGTGTGATTTGAAAGAAATAGATTTTCTTATCACAGACCAAAAACTGAATGGTGATATTTTAAAAAAACTTGATGAATACGGTGTTCAAGTTGTTGTTTCTGACTAA
- the glpT gene encoding glycerol-3-phosphate transporter, which yields MKSFLSPAKHLPLLPKEKIDSIYKSKRFQVFIGIFIGYAGYYLVRKNFSLAMPYLENEGFTKASLGFALSANAIAYGLSKFFMGGVSDRSDARKFLALGLILSSLVTLVLGTSLGVSSITIMFILQFLIGWFQGMGWPPCGRVMTHWFSQNERGTKMSFWNIAHNVGGGLLAPLVGYATLWFGSWQVGTFWVPAIVGIAIALTSLLLVRDTPQSCGLPPIEEYRNDYPKNYSKNSEEELSTKDIFFTYVLNNRTLWFIAIANAFVYLVRYGVLDWAPTYLQAVKHYDIKEVSWAYSAYEWAAIPGTILCGWLSDKIFKGKRSLITIIYMALVTVFVFIYWKNMDNKVLDGIALIAIGFLIYGPVMLIGVQALDLAPKKAAGTAAGLTGLLGYLLGTAILANITMGYLVEYFGWDSGFILLIIACLLSIIFISFTIKDEKNLNP from the coding sequence ATGAAATCTTTTTTATCTCCTGCTAAACATCTGCCTCTTCTACCAAAAGAGAAAATAGATAGCATTTATAAGAGTAAGCGTTTTCAAGTTTTTATAGGTATATTTATAGGGTATGCTGGCTATTATTTAGTCCGAAAAAATTTCTCTCTGGCAATGCCTTATTTAGAGAATGAAGGTTTTACAAAAGCAAGTCTAGGCTTTGCTCTTTCTGCCAACGCAATAGCTTACGGTTTATCCAAATTTTTCATGGGAGGTGTATCCGATAGAAGTGATGCTAGAAAATTTCTAGCCCTAGGTCTTATTTTATCATCTCTTGTTACTTTAGTCTTAGGAACTAGCCTTGGGGTTTCCTCTATTACCATCATGTTTATTTTACAATTTTTAATTGGCTGGTTTCAGGGTATGGGTTGGCCTCCTTGCGGAAGAGTAATGACCCATTGGTTTTCTCAAAATGAACGAGGCACAAAAATGTCTTTTTGGAATATAGCACATAATGTTGGAGGTGGCTTATTAGCACCATTAGTGGGATATGCTACTCTATGGTTTGGCTCTTGGCAAGTGGGTACATTTTGGGTTCCTGCTATAGTAGGGATTGCAATAGCCCTCACCTCTCTTTTACTAGTGAGAGATACTCCTCAATCTTGTGGACTTCCTCCCATTGAAGAATATAGAAATGACTACCCTAAAAACTACTCGAAAAACTCAGAGGAAGAACTTTCAACAAAAGATATATTCTTTACCTATGTTTTAAACAATAGAACCCTTTGGTTTATAGCTATAGCTAATGCATTTGTTTATTTGGTAAGATACGGTGTTTTAGACTGGGCTCCTACCTACTTACAAGCCGTAAAACACTATGATATAAAAGAAGTTAGCTGGGCATACTCTGCTTACGAATGGGCTGCTATACCTGGAACTATTTTATGTGGATGGTTAAGTGATAAAATTTTCAAAGGTAAGAGATCTTTAATTACCATAATCTATATGGCTCTAGTTACTGTATTTGTATTTATCTACTGGAAAAATATGGATAACAAAGTTCTTGACGGTATAGCCCTTATAGCCATAGGATTTTTAATTTATGGTCCCGTAATGCTGATTGGTGTTCAAGCTCTAGATTTAGCACCCAAAAAAGCTGCTGGTACCGCTGCTGGACTCACAGGTCTCCTAGGTTATCTCTTAGGAACGGCTATCCTAGCTAATATTACCATGGGATACCTTGTAGAATATTTTGGTTGGGACTCTGGCTTTATCCTACTTATTATAGCATGTTTGCTATCTATCATTTTCATAAGCTTTACTATAAAAGACGAGAAAAATTTAAACCCTTAA
- a CDS encoding glycerophosphodiester phosphodiesterase family protein — protein MLKNVFRASMAACVFTMLACNSDREVSNPDIDVSKVEVKQLSPEMIKVRDYVPENAVIAHRGSTFWTPEETEAAFRWGREIGADYLEADLQVSKDGVVLALHDDNLKRTTNIEIVYGEHLPSTRKQYYLDLGYSSDEADKMVEIDRKNFYPNLPSSYTYEELLKLDAGTWFNETNPEQARAGFTTQRQYISSLEDMIMYSRGYKLKRNADGTRAETTKKLTDKTMSHPLSGVKEKIVKYTTQYVKDEQDTGHRPGIYVEFKEPWLNPSEFEKMVYDELDLYGMNIITKPEAENSPFYVNGKVNVGNTNGKVILQTFSLQSLKRIKDFYQGKVPMCFLLWKGNGATDMSDDSPEGYASFINLGVENLAHFAGPSISGAPNNYPEMLKPWQADLIRRSNMKIHPYSFDTKDQMKKYFGDYNYGNSIGNLSAPPYCDAMFTNRAEETLHYYIEKNARDKNAAQSVENSSDLLKRLGY, from the coding sequence ATGTTAAAAAATGTATTTAGAGCTAGCATGGCTGCGTGTGTTTTCACCATGCTTGCGTGTAATTCAGATCGGGAAGTAAGTAATCCTGATATTGATGTAAGTAAAGTAGAAGTAAAACAACTCTCTCCTGAAATGATAAAAGTGAGAGATTATGTTCCTGAAAATGCTGTTATTGCACACCGTGGTTCGACATTTTGGACACCTGAAGAAACGGAGGCTGCTTTTAGATGGGGTAGAGAGATTGGGGCAGATTATCTAGAGGCAGATTTGCAGGTATCAAAAGATGGAGTAGTTTTAGCATTACACGATGACAACCTAAAACGAACTACCAACATTGAAATAGTGTATGGAGAACATCTCCCTTCTACTAGAAAGCAATATTATTTAGATTTAGGGTATTCATCTGATGAAGCGGACAAAATGGTGGAAATAGACAGAAAAAATTTCTACCCTAACCTTCCAAGTTCTTACACATACGAAGAATTGTTAAAATTAGACGCTGGAACATGGTTTAATGAAACCAACCCTGAACAAGCAAGAGCTGGATTTACCACTCAACGCCAATATATATCTTCTTTAGAGGATATGATTATGTACTCTAGAGGATATAAATTAAAAAGAAATGCTGATGGTACGAGAGCTGAAACAACTAAAAAATTGACTGACAAAACAATGTCACACCCACTTTCTGGTGTTAAAGAAAAAATCGTAAAATATACTACTCAGTATGTAAAAGACGAACAAGACACAGGGCATAGACCTGGTATTTATGTTGAGTTTAAAGAACCTTGGTTAAACCCTTCTGAGTTCGAAAAAATGGTTTACGATGAGTTAGACCTTTACGGTATGAATATCATCACTAAGCCTGAAGCGGAAAACTCTCCGTTCTATGTTAATGGTAAAGTTAATGTAGGTAATACTAACGGTAAAGTTATCCTACAAACATTCTCATTACAAAGTTTAAAACGAATTAAAGACTTCTATCAAGGTAAGGTACCTATGTGTTTCCTACTTTGGAAAGGAAATGGAGCTACCGATATGTCTGATGACTCTCCAGAAGGATATGCTTCTTTTATCAATCTAGGTGTAGAGAACTTAGCTCACTTCGCTGGACCATCTATCTCTGGAGCACCTAACAACTACCCTGAGATGTTAAAACCTTGGCAAGCAGATCTTATCAGACGCTCTAACATGAAAATTCACCCATATTCATTTGACACTAAAGACCAAATGAAAAAATACTTCGGTGATTATAATTATGGTAATAGTATAGGTAATCTTTCTGCTCCACCTTATTGTGACGCTATGTTTACCAATAGAGCTGAAGAAACATTACACTACTACATAGAAAAAAATGCTAGAGATAAAAACGCAGCTCAATCTGTAGAAAACTCTTCAGACCTACTTAAAAGGCTAGGGTACTAA
- a CDS encoding porin, whose protein sequence is MKKNIILASLFTLGALGNLYAQDKAAIKPYTIYEDKENDVQVMLGARFITDLSFSSSDYTPVRSGADISDARIRTSLNYKKWYFYGDFDFGGGKFHQRNLFVRYFLKNDEQSSKSIKFGYYAEPFSMNLNTSEYAMKFMNRPSSVNALGNFRALGITYKYFNNRFFSDQGLFTEDVLEQKKPAGNQSWNLTGRYVYLPISNSDMTLHLGGSLRYRQINGGELINEGKTLKTNLSIASPLELGIDHNNSFVNADVPWAKNLYKAGFEALLKTPKFFIRGEYVIQKVKKQRPDKELFEAQLGGIWSWTTLESWQKANPLGDSHFDGGYVEVGYLLNNKSKYKYNKEFALISGNYDEGTLEAVARYNYTNLNDIAPGDVFLKGKDKFYPNGNITDYPNESLTIAGGRVHSATVGLNYTFNRHAILSAGYTYSHLDNPYFPNDKNFHSVQARMMFSF, encoded by the coding sequence ATGAAAAAGAATATTATATTAGCTTCTTTATTCACTCTAGGAGCGTTAGGTAATCTGTACGCTCAGGATAAGGCAGCTATCAAACCATATACTATATATGAAGATAAAGAGAACGATGTTCAAGTAATGTTGGGGGCTAGATTTATTACAGATTTGTCATTTAGTTCTAGTGACTATACCCCTGTAAGATCTGGAGCTGATATCTCTGATGCTAGAATCAGAACATCTCTAAATTATAAAAAATGGTATTTCTATGGAGACTTCGATTTTGGTGGTGGTAAATTTCATCAAAGAAACTTATTCGTAAGATATTTCTTAAAAAATGACGAACAAAGCTCTAAGAGTATTAAGTTTGGTTACTATGCGGAGCCTTTCTCTATGAACTTAAACACTAGTGAATACGCTATGAAGTTCATGAATCGTCCTTCATCTGTAAATGCATTAGGAAACTTCAGAGCTCTTGGTATTACTTATAAATACTTCAACAACAGATTCTTCTCTGACCAAGGTTTATTTACAGAAGATGTATTAGAACAAAAGAAACCTGCAGGAAACCAAAGCTGGAATCTTACAGGTAGATATGTTTACTTACCTATTAGCAACTCTGATATGACCCTTCACCTAGGAGGTTCTCTTAGATACAGACAAATCAACGGAGGAGAGCTTATCAATGAAGGTAAAACTCTAAAAACTAATCTTAGTATTGCTTCTCCACTAGAGCTTGGTATAGACCACAACAATAGTTTTGTAAACGCTGATGTTCCATGGGCTAAAAACTTATACAAAGCAGGATTCGAAGCTTTATTAAAAACACCAAAATTCTTTATTAGAGGTGAATATGTTATCCAAAAAGTGAAAAAACAAAGACCTGATAAAGAGTTATTCGAAGCTCAACTTGGAGGTATTTGGAGTTGGACTACTTTAGAAAGCTGGCAAAAAGCAAATCCTCTAGGAGATTCTCACTTTGATGGAGGATATGTAGAAGTAGGATATCTACTAAATAATAAGTCTAAATACAAGTACAATAAAGAGTTTGCCCTTATCAGTGGTAACTATGATGAAGGTACTCTAGAAGCTGTTGCAAGGTATAACTATACCAACTTAAATGATATAGCACCTGGAGATGTATTCTTAAAAGGTAAAGATAAATTCTATCCTAATGGTAATATAACAGACTATCCTAATGAATCTTTAACTATTGCTGGAGGTAGAGTTCACTCTGCTACTGTAGGATTAAACTATACTTTCAACAGACACGCAATTCTTTCTGCGGGATATACTTATAGCCATTTAGACAATCCTTATTTCCCTAATGATAAGAATTTCCACTCTGTACAAGCTAGAATGATGTTCTCATTCTAA